From a region of the Notolabrus celidotus isolate fNotCel1 chromosome 14, fNotCel1.pri, whole genome shotgun sequence genome:
- the LOC117825324 gene encoding extracellular calcium-sensing receptor-like translates to MIGGAFSIHSKITQPLLSFTETPSRLTCSRINLREFRFAQTMIFAIQEINKSDYLLPNVSIGYRIYDNCGSTLSSMRAVMGLMNGEELSVGKICSGQSAVHAIIGESESSSTIVLSRTTGPFEIPVISHSATCECLSSRKEFPSFFRTIASDLYQSRALAQLVKHFGWTWVGAVNSDSDYGNNGMAIFLTAAQEEGVCVEYIEKFHRAEPEKLMKVVEVIKKSTARVIVGFLAHVEMNNLLQQLSLHNITGRQFIGVEAWITADSLVTPTSFSVLGGSLGFAVQKGNIRGMDDFLIKDFWRTEFKCTGMSKDTMTTTSYCIENKDLIELKDYIDDVAELRYSSNIYKAIYAVAHSLHSILKCSKKQGCDKTVKVTPQQVVESLKRVNFTIKNGDQVWFDRTGAAVARYEVVNWQRGSDGSVQFKPVGYYDASLPPGQKFVLKTEAIMWPGGKTELPVSVCSESCRPGTHKVLQKGKPVCCYDCIPCAEGEISNSTDSNDCIKCPEEYWSNQNRDACTLKIVEFLYFTEVMGVILIFFTLFGVFLTLFAATLFMVHKETPLVKANNSELSFLLLFSLTLCFLCSLTFVGRPSEWSCMLRHTAFGITFVLCISCVLGKTIVVLMAFKATLPGSNMTKWFGPTQQRLSVLAFTLIQVLICILWLTINPPFPFKNMKHYKDKIILECALGSPIGFWAVLGYIGLLAILCFFLAFLARKLPDNFNEAKLITFSMLIFCAVWITFIPAYVSSPGKFTVAVEIFAILASSYGLLFCIFLPKCFIILFRPEQNTRKHIMGKTSNSDKRY, encoded by the exons ATGATTGGGGGAGCATTTTCCATTCACAGCAAAATCACACAACCTCTACTTTCTTTTACAGAGACACCATCACGTCTAACATGTTCCAG GATAAATCTCCGGGAATTTCGATTCGCTCAGACCATGATATTTGCAATCcaggaaataaacaaaagtgacTATCTTCTCCCTAATGTTTCTATCGGGTATCGTATTTATGACAACTGTGGCTCCACATTATCATCAATGCGTGCTGTGATGGGCCTGATGAATGGTGAGGAGCTGTCTGTAGGAAAGATCTGCTCTGGACAATCAGCTGTTCATGCTATCATCGGGGAGTCTGAATCGTCTTCGACCATTGTGCTGTCACGCACGACTGGACCATTTGAAATACCAGTG ATAAGTCATTCAGCTACCTGTGAGTGTTTGAGCAGCAGAAAGGAGTTTCCATCCTTCTTTCGGACCATCGCAAGTGACCTCTACCAGAGCCGAGCACTCGCTCAGCTGGTCAAACACTTTGGCTGGACATGGGTGGGTGCAGTCAATAGTGACAGCGACTACGGCAACAATGGCATGGCCATCTTTCTCACTGCAGCCCAGGAGGAAGGAGTCTGTGTGGAGTATATTGAGAAATTTCACAGAGCAGAGCCGGAAAAACTCATGAAAGTGGTAGAAGTGATCAAGAAGAGCACTGCGAGGGTAATTGTTGGTTTCCTCGCACATGTTGAAATGAACAACCTTCTACAGCAGTTGAGTTTGCACAACATAACTGGCCGGCAGTTCATCGGTGTGGAGGCCTGGATCACTGCGGACAGCCTTGTGACTCCTACCAGCTTCAGTGTGCTGGGAGGTTCATTAGGATTTGCTGTGCAAAAGGGTAATATAAGGGGCATGGATGATTTCTTAATCAAGGATTTCTGGAGGACAGAGTTTAAGTGCACAGGAATGAGCAAGGACACGATGACAACGACATCCTACTGTATAGAAAACAAGGATTTAATTGAGCTTAAAGATTATATTGATGATGTAGCTGAGCTGAGATACTCCAGTAACATATACAAAGCCATATATGCTGTGGCACATTCTCTGCACAGCATCCTGAAATGCTCTAAAAAACAGGGGTGTGACAAGACTGTTAAAGTTACTCCTCAGCAG gttgTGGAGTCTTTAAAGCGGGTGAATTTTACCATCAAGAACGGGGATCAGGTGTGGTTTGACAGAACTGGAGCAGCTGTGGCTCGGTACGAGGTAGTGAACTGGCAGAGGGGATCTGACGGCTCAGTCCAGTTCAAACCTGTTGGCTACTACGacgcctccctccctcctgggCAAAAGTTTGTACTCAAGACTGAAGCCATAATGTGGCCTGGAGGAAAGACAGAG TTACCTGTGTCAGTGTGCAGTGAGAGCTGCCGTCCAGGAACACACAAAGTCCTCCAGAAAGGAAAGCCAGTCTGCTGCTATGACTGCATACCGTGTGCAGAGGGAGAAATCAGCAACAGCACAG ATTCTAATGACTGCATAAAGTGTCCCGAGGAATATTGGTCCAATCAAAACAGAGACGCATGCACACTGAAAATTGTCGAGTTCCTCTACTTCACCGAGGTTATGGGTGTGATTCTAATATTTTTCACTCTGTTTGGTGTGTTCCTCACTCTTTTTGCGGCCACTCTTTTCATGGTGCATAAGGAAACTCCCTTAGTGAAAGCCAATAACTCTGAGCTCAGCTTTCTCCTGCTcttctctttgactctgtgctTCCTGTGTTCTCTGACCTTCGTCGGCCGGCCTTCCGAGTGGTCCTGCATGCTGAGACACACAGCATTCGGCATCACATTTGTCCTCTGTATCTCTTGTGTTCTTGGGAAAACTATAGTTGTGCTAATGGCCTTTAAAGCAACACTCCCAGGCAGTAATATGACGAAGTGGTTTGGGCCCACACAGCAGAGGCTCAGTGTTCTTGCTTTTACACTAATACAGGTTTTAATTTGCATACTGTGGCTGACCATAAACCCTCCCTTTCCCTTCAAGAATATGAAACACTACAAAGATAAAATCATCCTTGAGTGTGCCCTGGGATCACCTATAGGGTTCTGGGCTGTGTTAGGATACATTGGACTCTTAGctattctctgtttttttcttgcttttctgGCTCGAAAGCTGCCTGATAATTTCAACGAAGCTAAATTAATCACTTTCA
- the LOC117825497 gene encoding extracellular calcium-sensing receptor-like yields MVVEPSLSFTSRPPPTHCTRFNFRTFRWMQTMIFAIEEINKEAKLIPNITLGYKIYDSCSTPHQALKAAMELMGSEKGSGVKGETGGNGTCHGTVPAVIGDGGSTQSLVVARFLGVFQVPQVSYFSSCACLSDKNQFPAFLRTMPSDFFQVDALIQLVQHFGWTWVGVIAGDDAYGRGGANIFADEVRKLGACIALHEIIPKNRGQAAISSIISKIRSSGTRVILVFAVEQDTAALFDEALRHDTTGSMGFAIRRANIPGLQEFLLRLHPSNPDALSDPFLVPFWEEVFQCNLGLLAEGTELKDEGKPSCSGEEELGNVTNIYSDVSQLRISYNVYKAVYAISHAIKTMRSCVKGKGPFPLQACADIDNIQPWQLLHYIKQVEYLNSFGDETKFDENGDPAAIYDLVNWQLRPNGEMEFVTIGKFDETTIVGKQKLQIQEQRIVWNGNKTEVPLSVCSSICPPGTRKAIRPHFPICCHDCVVCTAGEISNQTDAIECVRCLPEFWSNDERTVCISKQVEFLSFSDTMGITLMAISLIGCFCTCVVVLIFSCHRNTAIVRANNSELSFLLLFSLALCFLCSLTFIGRPSEWSCMLKHTAFGIIFVLCISCILGKTIVVLMAFRATLPGSNVMKWFGPAQQKAIITFCTLVQVIICTVWLVVAPPKPQKLMPRESAIVILMCDEGSPVAFALVLGYIGLLACLCLLLAFLARKLPDNFNEARLITFSMLIFCAVWVAFVPAYISSPGKYSTVTEVFAILASSYGLLGCIFAPKCYIILLRPEKNTRKYLMSKGSSDKF; encoded by the exons ATGGTGGTGGAGCCAAGTCTGTCCTTCACCTCTAGGCCTCCTCCCACACATTGCACCAG ATTTAACTTCCGGACATTTCGTTGGATGCAAACTATGATCTTTGCTATCGAGGAGATCAACAAAGAGGCCAAACTGATTCCTAACATCACTCTTGGTTATAAGATCTATGATTCTTGCAGTACACCCCATCAGGCACTGAAGGCTGCCATGGAGTTAATGGGTAGTGAAAAGGGTTCAGGGGTCAAGGGAGAGACAGGGGGTAATGGGACATGTCATGGAACTGTACCAGCAGTGATAGGAGATGGAGGCTCCACTCAGTCTCTCGTTGTGGCTCGTTTTCTGGGGGTCTTCCAGGTGCCACAG GTTAGTTATTTCTCCAGCTGTGCCTGTCTCAGTGACAAGAATCAGTTTCCTGCATTTTTAAGGACTATGCCGAGCGACTTTTTTCAG GTTGATGCACTCATTCAACTGGTCCAGCATTTTGGCTGGACTTGGGTGGGAGTGATTGCAGGAGATGATGCCTATGGCCGCGGAGGGGCTAACATTTTTGCTGATGAG GTTAGAAAGCTTGGTGCCTGTATTGCTCTTCATGAGATCATCCCAAAGAACCGAGGACAGGCTGCCATTTCATCCATCATTTCCAAAATCCGTTCTTCAGGGACACGTGTGATTCTTGTGTTTGCCGTGGAACAAGACACAGCTGCACTGTTTGATGAAGCACTCAGGCATGATACTACT GGTTCAATGGGATTTGCCATCCGAAGAGCAAACATCCCAGGATTGCAAGAATTTCTGCTTCGCTTGCACCCCTCAAACCCAGACGCCCTTAGCGATCCCTTCCTGGTACCCTTCTGGGAGGAGGTGTTCCAGTGCAACCTGGGTTTGCTTGCTGAAGGTACAGAACTTAAGGATGAGGGGAAACCTTCATGCTCTGGAGAGGAAGAGTTAGGGAATGTGACAAATATCTATTCTGATGTGTCACAGCTAAGGATTTCCTACAATGTGTATAAAGCGGTGTACGCTATTTCTCATGCAATCAAGACTATGAGGAGCTGTGTGAAAGGAAAAGGGCCATTTCCTCTGCAGGCCTGTGCAGATATTGACAATATCCAGCCATGGCAG cTGCTTCATTACATAAAACAGGTGGAATACTTGAATTCATTCGGTGATGAAACCAAGTTTGATGAGAATGGTGACCCTGCAGCCATATATGACCTGGTTAACTGGCAGCTGAGACCAAACGGGGAAATGGAGTTTGTCACTATTGGCAAATTTGATGAGACGACTATTGTTGGAAAGCAAAAACTTCAGATTCAAGAACAGAGAATTGTTTGGAATGGCAACAAAACTGAA GTTCCCTTATCAGTATGCAGCAGCATCTGTCCCCCAGGTACGCGAAAGGCGATTAGACCTCACTTCCCTATCTGCTGCCATGATTGTGTGGTTTGTACAGCTGGGGAGATTAGCAATCAGACTG ATGCCATAGAGTGTGTGCGCTGCCTTCCAGAGTTTTGGTCCAACGACGAGAGGACCGTCTGTATCTCCAAACAGGTGGAGTTCCTCTCCTTCAGCGACACCATGGGCATCACCCTGATGGCCATTTCCCTTATTGGCTGCTTCTGCACCTGTGTAGTGGTTCTCATATTCTcttgtcacagaaacactgctaTTGTCAGAGCAAACAACTCTGAACTCAGCTTCTTGCTGCTCTTCTCTTTGGCTCTATGTTTCCTGTGTTCTCTGACCTTCATTGGCCGGCCCTCTGAGTGGTCCTGCATGCTGAAACACACAGCATTCGGCATCATCTTTGTCCTCTGTATCTCCTGTATTCTTGGGAAAACTATCGTAGTACTTATGGCCTTCAGGGCTACACTTCCAGGCAGCAATGTCATGAAATGGTTTGGGCCTGCCCAGCAAAAAGCCATTATCACCTTTTGTACACTGGTCCAG GTTATCATCTGTACCGTGTGGCTGGTTGTTGCTCCTCCAAAGCCACAAAAACTCATGCCACGTGAGAGCGCCATTGTCATTCTTATGTGCGACGAAGGTTCACCTGTGGCATTTGCTCTCGTCCTGGGCTACATTGGCCTGTTAGCGTGCCTCTGCCTTCTCTTGGCCTTCCTGGCAAGGAAGCTCCCAGACAACTTCAACGAGGCCAGACTCATCACCTTCAGCATGCTTATTTTCTGCGCAGTGTGGGTAGCCTTTGTACCTGCCTACATCAGCTCTCCAGGGAAGTACTCCACAGTCACTGAGGTGTTTGCAATCTTGGCCTCCAGTTATGGACTACTGGGCTGCATCTTTGCACCAAAGTGCTATATAATCCTGCTACGGCCAGAAAAGAACACAAGGAAATATCTGATGTCCAAAGGTTCCTCTGATAAATTTTAG